One Epinephelus fuscoguttatus linkage group LG10, E.fuscoguttatus.final_Chr_v1 genomic window carries:
- the LOC125895257 gene encoding cornifelin homolog A-like produces METRPLIEWNTGLFDCFEDASSCCYGFWCAPCLACTVSERFGENRCLPLFDICCLKYPCLPSPAVLSLRVAMRNRYGIKGSLCKDIIATSCCEWCAWCQMHRELKHRRQTPTVVNMQNQTIVQMQPPAVMMAPAYQPQGGYVYQGVPAQDCVVTQSEVHVQPY; encoded by the exons ATGGAAACAAGACCTTTGATAGAGTGGAACACTGGTCTCTTCGACTGCTTTGAGGATGCAAGTTCTT gtTGCTATGGTTTCTGGTGCGCCCCTTGTCTTGCCTGCACGGTGTCAGAAAGATTTGGAGAGAACCGTTGTCTCCCGTTGTTTGACATTTGCTGTTTGAAATATCCATGCTTGCCTTCTCCTGCAGTCCTCTCTCTAAGGGTTGCCATGCGAAACAGATACGGCATCAAG GGTTCTCTGTGTAAGGACATCATAGCTaccagctgctgtgagtggtGCGCCTGGTGTCAGATGCATCGAGAGTTAAAACATCGCAGGCAAACTCCCACTGTCGTCAATATGCAGAATCAAACCATTGTACAAATGCAGCCTCCTGCAGTCATGATGGCTCCTGCATACCAACCCCAAGGTGGTTATGTGTACCAAGGAGTCCCAGCCCAAGATTGTGTGGTGACCCAATCAGAAGTCCACGTGCAGCCATACTGA
- the LOC125895255 gene encoding cornifelin homolog A-like — protein sequence METRPLIEWNTGLFDCFEDASSCCYGFWCASCLASTVSERFGENRCLPLFDMCCLKYPCLPSPAVLSLRVAMRNRYGIKGSLCKDIIATSCCEWCAWCQMHRELKHRRQTPNVINMQNQTIVQMQPPAVMMAPAYQPQGGYVYQGVPAQDCVVTQSEVHVQPY from the exons GGAACACTGGTCTCTTCGACTGCTTTGAGGATGCAAGTTCTT gtTGCTATGGTTTCTGGTGCGCCTCTTGTCTTGCCTCCACGGTGTCAGAAAGATTTGGAGAGAACCGTTGTCTCCCGTTGTTTGACATGTGCTGTTTGAAATATCCATGCCTGCCTTCTCCTGCAGTCCTCTCTCTAAGGGTTGCCATGCGAAACAGATACGGCATCAAG GGTTCTCTGTGTAAGGACATCATAGCTaccagctgctgtgagtggtGCGCCTGGTGTCAGATGCATCGAGAGTTAAAACATCGCAGACAAACTCCCAATGTCATCAATATGCAGAATCAAACCATTGTACAAATGCAGCCTCCTGCAGTCATGATGGCTCCTGCATACCAACCGCAAGGTGGTTATGTGTACCAAGGAGTCCCAGCCCAAGATTGTGTGGTGACTCAATCAGAAGTCCACGTGCAGCCATACTGA